Genomic segment of Saprospira sp. CCB-QB6:
TGGTTTTGGGGCTGGGGAAGGCTTCTTTTTGAGGCTATCTAGACTATAATCTTCTTTGATAAACAAATCATCTAAGCGAGGGCCATCATCTTCTTTGTAGGCGCCACCTTCCCGCAATTGGTCCAATGACTTTTTCATGTACTTGGTAAAGCTTCCCACATAGGGGGCAATCCGTTCCAATACGGCTGTTCCTACATTGGGGATCTTTTGAACATAGGGATAAAAAAAGGAGCTATGCTCCAGCTTTTCAGGTCTTAAAACATGGGCTTGGCTAAAAAAAGTGACTAGGACCGAAAACAAAAAGCTAAACATGCCCGACATCATAAATCCACCCACCGCTCGTGTAAACTGATTGACCCTTTTGCTGGTTACATTTTTGTCAAAGAGCAAAAAGAGAATGCGCGCAATGGCCATAATGCCAAAAAGAGAGACTAAAAAGGCCACAAAAGGCAAAAAGGCCGAGTCAATTTCTATGGTTAAGCTGATTAAATCGCTTAAGGCAGGGGTAATATACATAGATACGCCTAAGGCCACAATAAGGGAGATTATAAATAGTACTACCTTAATGAGACCATAGACGTAGCCAAAATAAAAGCCATAGGCTACCATGATAATAAAAACGATATCAACGCCCATGCTTCTTTATTTATCCGAGTAGTTGCTTGACTGTAGCCGAAATGCTTTTGCCATCGGCTTTACCCAGCAATTTTTTGCTGGCGATGCCCATAACACGGCCCATATCTTTCATGCTGCTTGCGCCAGCTTCTTCAATGATGGTCTTAATTTCAGCAACCAAAGCATCACCTTCTAGTTGTGCGGGCAAAAATTCTTTAATGATGGCGATTTCTTCCGCTTCAATTTGCGCAAGTTCTTCGCGGCCTTGTTCTTGATAAGTAGCTAGAGATTCTTCTCTTTGCTTAGCCATCGTTTGCAACATTTTGAGCTCACGCTCTTCCGTAATTTCGGCTCCAGTGCCGTCGGTTTGCATCAGGAGAAGTTGTGCCTTAATGGCGCGAATGGTCCGTTTACGGGCCTCATCCTTGTTCTTCATGGCCGTTTTTAGGCCCTCTTTGATGCGTTCACTAAGTGACATAAATTTATTTTTTGCAGATTAAAAATTACTTGGGCTAACTCACTGAAGCGCTGAATAGTTCAGGCCCTCAGCAAAGTTCGGCTAAACTAGCCCAATAAACTAATAGATTTCTGCTTAAATTTGTAATAGTTCATCTATGGATTTTGGGGAACTAGGGCGCTTGGTCCAAATGGCCTAGCGATCTGCAGCAGTGGCCGCAGGCCAGACCTAGGCGGCAAAGCCGCCGCAGGGCCGAGCGAGCAGCGAGCTGCGGAAGGTAGCGCCGACGAGCGAAGCGAGGCGGAGGCCCCAAAAAAATAAAAAATAATCAATCTTATGTACAGACTAGTTTCCACTTTTGGCTGTTTGGCCCTTTTGTTTTTGCAACAAGCGGCTTTTGGGCAAATTGAGTTTTTTCAGGGCAGTTTTGCCGAGGCCCAAGCTTTGGCTAAAAAAGAACACAAAATCATTTTTTTGGATGCTTATGCTAGCTGGTGCGGCCCCTGTAAACGCATGGCTAAAACCGTGTTTTCGCAGGCAGAAGCAGGCGATTTTTACAATAAGCATTTTGTCAATTTGAAAATTGATATGGAAAAAGGGGAGGGGCCAACTTTGGCTAGAAAGTATCAGGTTTCGGCTTATCCCACCCTACTTTTTATTGATGCAGAAGGGGAATTGGTCCATTATCAAAGAGGAGGTCTGCCTATTGATCGCTTTTTGCAGTTGGGGCAAACGGCCTTGTCTAAAATTGACCATAGTGGCGAGTTTGAGGCCCGTTATGAGGAGGGCGACCGCAGCCCAGAATTGCTGCGTGCCTATGCCTATTCGCTTTTGATGAGCGCTAAGCCCAGCCTCAAAATTGCCAATGAATATATTCGGACCCAAGAAGATTGGACAACTAAGGAGAACCTAGATTTTCTCTTTGATTTTGCTTTGGAAGCCGATTGTACAGCCTTTGAACTGCTGCTCGAACAGCAACAAAAAGCAATTGCACAAAAAGGAGAGGAGGAATTCCAAAATCAACTGTTGGCCGCCTGCCGAA
This window contains:
- a CDS encoding thioredoxin fold domain-containing protein, with amino-acid sequence MYRLVSTFGCLALLFLQQAAFGQIEFFQGSFAEAQALAKKEHKIIFLDAYASWCGPCKRMAKTVFSQAEAGDFYNKHFVNLKIDMEKGEGPTLARKYQVSAYPTLLFIDAEGELVHYQRGGLPIDRFLQLGQTALSKIDHSGEFEARYEEGDRSPELLRAYAYSLLMSAKPSLKIANEYIRTQEDWTTKENLDFLFDFALEADCTAFELLLEQQQKAIAQKGEEEFQNQLLAACRSTAKKAQEFQAPELIKEASKKLKKVDAKLAKEFEAKAWADYYIGLKDWAQALKYSKKRLKKYGDAKMQHEYARIFGEAQTEEKYTAEALKWAKSAFEAQPSQEYGQTYLYLLRKLKKEEEAKKLIQELHKIGH
- a CDS encoding CvpA family protein; this encodes MGVDIVFIIMVAYGFYFGYVYGLIKVVLFIISLIVALGVSMYITPALSDLISLTIEIDSAFLPFVAFLVSLFGIMAIARILFLLFDKNVTSKRVNQFTRAVGGFMMSGMFSFLFSVLVTFFSQAHVLRPEKLEHSSFFYPYVQKIPNVGTAVLERIAPYVGSFTKYMKKSLDQLREGGAYKEDDGPRLDDLFIKEDYSLDSLKKKPSPAPKPDSSSLNTEEED
- a CDS encoding GatB/YqeY domain-containing protein, whose product is MSLSERIKEGLKTAMKNKDEARKRTIRAIKAQLLLMQTDGTGAEITEERELKMLQTMAKQREESLATYQEQGREELAQIEAEEIAIIKEFLPAQLEGDALVAEIKTIIEEAGASSMKDMGRVMGIASKKLLGKADGKSISATVKQLLG